One window of the Marinilactibacillus sp. Marseille-P9653 genome contains the following:
- the pcp gene encoding pyroglutamyl-peptidase I: MKILVTGFDPFGGENLNPAWEAVKKIPDTINGAEIKKVMIPTVFGKSAEVTDEAIEAFKPDYVLNIGQAGGRFELTPERVAINVDDARIPDNEENQPIDVAIKEDGEAAYFTQLPVKAMVTEMKKAGVPASVSNSAGTFVCNHIMYQVQYMIDKKYPEIKAGFMHVPFIPSQVLDKPGKPAMNLEDIASGITKAIEAIVAFDGKEDLKAIGGTTH; encoded by the coding sequence ATGAAAATTTTAGTTACAGGATTTGATCCATTCGGCGGAGAAAATTTAAATCCGGCATGGGAAGCAGTAAAGAAAATCCCTGATACCATTAATGGAGCAGAAATTAAAAAAGTTATGATTCCTACTGTATTTGGAAAAAGTGCAGAAGTAACAGATGAGGCCATTGAAGCGTTCAAACCTGACTATGTCCTGAACATTGGTCAAGCTGGGGGACGATTTGAATTGACTCCTGAACGTGTAGCCATCAATGTAGATGATGCTAGAATTCCTGATAATGAAGAGAATCAGCCAATTGACGTAGCCATCAAAGAAGATGGAGAAGCTGCTTATTTTACTCAATTACCCGTTAAAGCAATGGTGACAGAGATGAAAAAAGCAGGTGTTCCGGCATCCGTTTCTAACTCTGCAGGAACATTCGTATGTAACCATATTATGTATCAAGTACAATATATGATCGATAAAAAATATCCAGAAATTAAAGCAGGATTTATGCACGTGCCATTTATTCCTTCACAAGTGTTGGATAAACCCGGTAAACCAGCCATGAATCTTGAAGATATCGCTTCGGGTATTACAAAAGCCATCGAAGCCATCGTTGCTTTTGATGGAAAAGAAGATTTAAAAGCGATTGGTGGAACCACTCACTAA
- the treR gene encoding trehalose operon repressor — MSKFHEIFVDIESAILNQTYKSGDLLPSENDLTKQYNVSRETIRKALTLLLESGYIQKKQGKGSIVLDVKRFDFPISGLTSYQELQNAQNISSQTLLIENKITKIPKHIAEFLKVPESTEVHTVIRARKVNQEVVILDKDYLLTSIIEELPDEEAENSLYHYIEHKLGLKIGYARKEFTVEPVTDEDRSIMSLHDDHHIVVTRSDVHLEDTRLFQYTESRHRLDKFRFVDFARRRGPQTY; from the coding sequence TTGAGTAAATTTCATGAAATATTCGTCGATATTGAATCCGCAATTTTAAACCAAACGTATAAATCTGGAGATCTACTCCCGAGCGAAAATGATTTGACAAAACAATACAATGTTTCGCGTGAAACAATCAGAAAAGCCTTAACGCTGTTACTAGAAAGTGGCTATATTCAAAAGAAGCAGGGAAAAGGTTCTATCGTTTTGGACGTTAAACGGTTTGATTTTCCGATCTCTGGCTTAACCAGTTATCAAGAACTTCAAAACGCTCAAAATATTTCTAGCCAGACCCTACTAATCGAAAACAAGATCACTAAAATTCCTAAGCACATTGCTGAGTTTTTAAAAGTTCCTGAAAGTACGGAAGTCCATACGGTGATTCGTGCTCGAAAAGTTAATCAGGAAGTTGTGATACTAGACAAAGACTATTTACTGACTTCGATTATAGAAGAACTACCAGATGAAGAAGCAGAAAATTCTCTTTACCATTATATCGAACACAAATTAGGCCTGAAAATCGGATACGCTAGAAAAGAATTCACCGTTGAACCGGTTACCGATGAAGACCGATCCATCATGTCTCTTCATGATGACCATCATATTGTGGTAACCAGAAGCGATGTTCATCTCGAAGACACGAGACTGTTTCAATACACAGAGTCTCGTCATAGACTGGATAAATTTCGCTTTGTCGATTTTGCTAGAAGACGCGGACCACAAACTTACTAA
- a CDS encoding site-2 protease family protein, whose product MKKVLITLYIAIFAVIGFWIGYHATMTDLDIGWLLIRAGLILISIAVFGFLHIIIHEMGHLIAGKVSGYQFSFFRIANWALVKEQHQYRIAKFSIAGTGGQCLMIPAERDDNPPYRLYLFGGALANFITAAIGLVFVLIGFRSVYLYSFILTGLFTGILNLIPFSITDGNTLKRLKMDPNKRPQLFQQLRLSGDFINGKMYGEIKDHELIENPNEPMTEQFNAYTVLVQINRELEAENFGHALELIEPLWNQRLQMVKPYQMEISRDYLFCHLTMETEDTMIQDEIKEDPLFQQYLKTNQLETYRIKAAMAFWIDKDLNQAENWLEKAEKSLDQAPTYADRALNKKLLDFVEQKVTQERVNRTAMKDVEEELV is encoded by the coding sequence GTGAAAAAGGTTTTAATTACATTATATATCGCAATTTTTGCTGTTATCGGTTTCTGGATTGGGTATCATGCAACCATGACAGACTTAGACATAGGATGGTTACTGATTCGAGCAGGGCTTATTTTAATCAGTATCGCAGTTTTCGGTTTCCTTCATATTATCATTCATGAAATGGGTCACTTGATTGCGGGTAAAGTTTCAGGATATCAATTTTCATTCTTCAGAATCGCAAACTGGGCCCTCGTAAAAGAGCAACATCAATACAGAATAGCAAAATTTTCGATAGCTGGAACGGGTGGACAATGTTTAATGATTCCAGCAGAACGAGACGACAATCCACCGTACCGCCTTTACTTGTTTGGAGGAGCTTTGGCCAATTTTATTACGGCTGCCATCGGGTTAGTCTTTGTTTTAATAGGGTTTCGATCTGTATATCTTTATAGCTTTATTTTGACGGGGCTATTCACTGGTATCCTAAACTTGATTCCTTTTAGTATTACAGATGGAAATACCTTGAAACGACTAAAGATGGATCCTAATAAGCGACCTCAACTCTTTCAGCAGTTAAGACTCAGTGGAGACTTTATCAATGGAAAAATGTATGGAGAGATCAAAGATCATGAATTGATTGAAAATCCTAACGAACCCATGACAGAACAATTCAATGCTTATACAGTACTCGTTCAGATCAATCGAGAATTAGAAGCAGAGAATTTTGGACATGCATTGGAATTAATCGAACCGTTATGGAATCAACGATTGCAAATGGTCAAACCTTATCAGATGGAGATCTCAAGAGATTATTTATTCTGCCACCTTACAATGGAAACGGAAGATACAATGATTCAAGATGAAATCAAAGAAGATCCATTATTCCAACAATATCTAAAAACAAATCAGCTGGAAACCTATAGAATCAAAGCAGCAATGGCTTTCTGGATCGACAAAGATCTGAATCAAGCAGAAAACTGGCTTGAGAAAGCTGAAAAATCATTGGATCAAGCACCAACCTATGCAGATAGGGCCTTAAATAAAAAGTTACTCGATTTCGTGGAACAAAAAGTCACACAAGAACGTGTTAACCGTACTGCGATGAAAGATGTAGAAGAAGAGCTGGTTTAA
- the mnmE gene encoding tRNA uridine-5-carboxymethylaminomethyl(34) synthesis GTPase MnmE, which produces MAIEFDTIAAISTPPGEGGIGIVRISGDEALEIADRVYQLGKKTLKNQPTHTIHYGHIVNPKTEEQIDEVMVSVMKAPKTYTREDVIEINTHGGVLAVNRVLQTVLHNGARLAEPGEFTKRAFLNGRIDLSQAEAVMDVIRAKTDRAMHMAVTQLDGDLSRLIRNLRQDILSTLAQVEVNIDYPEYDDVEEMTAKLLVEKAEKVKAQVESLLDTASQGKILREGLATAIIGRPNVGKSSLLNVLIKEDKAIVTEIAGTTRDVVEEYVSVKGVPLRLIDTAGIRETEDIVERIGVERSRKALKEADLVLLVFNQNEALTPEDKLLIEATEEHHRIVILNKMDLETKLDMDELKQLVDPASIIQTSIVTRAGMNDLEAKIADLFFSGKTGERDATYVSNVRHIALLNETVDAFNDVIEGIETGMPVDLVQIDMTRAWDLLGEITGDSVQDELITQLFSQFCLGK; this is translated from the coding sequence ATGGCAATCGAATTTGATACTATTGCAGCAATTTCTACCCCTCCTGGTGAAGGCGGTATTGGGATTGTTCGAATCAGTGGAGACGAAGCGCTGGAAATCGCAGACCGTGTCTACCAATTAGGAAAGAAAACTTTAAAAAATCAACCAACGCATACGATTCATTATGGTCATATCGTGAATCCGAAAACTGAAGAACAGATCGATGAAGTCATGGTCTCTGTGATGAAAGCACCAAAGACCTATACGCGTGAAGATGTGATTGAGATCAATACGCACGGTGGTGTACTAGCCGTTAACCGCGTATTGCAGACGGTTTTGCATAATGGCGCACGTCTAGCGGAACCTGGTGAATTCACAAAACGGGCTTTCTTGAACGGTAGAATCGATTTATCTCAAGCAGAAGCGGTAATGGACGTGATTCGTGCGAAAACGGACAGAGCGATGCATATGGCGGTCACACAGCTTGATGGAGATCTCTCACGCTTGATCAGAAACCTACGTCAGGATATCTTGAGCACGCTAGCTCAGGTAGAAGTGAATATTGACTATCCAGAGTACGATGATGTAGAAGAAATGACAGCGAAACTACTCGTCGAAAAAGCAGAAAAAGTAAAAGCACAAGTAGAATCTTTACTCGATACAGCAAGCCAAGGGAAAATCTTGCGTGAAGGACTCGCAACGGCAATTATTGGTCGACCGAATGTTGGGAAGTCCAGTTTGCTGAATGTCTTGATCAAAGAAGATAAAGCAATCGTGACAGAAATTGCCGGAACAACGCGTGACGTTGTGGAAGAATATGTCAGTGTTAAAGGGGTACCGCTTAGACTCATTGATACAGCAGGTATTCGTGAAACGGAAGATATCGTCGAACGAATCGGTGTTGAACGTAGTCGTAAAGCTTTAAAAGAAGCAGACTTAGTCTTACTAGTATTCAATCAGAACGAAGCGTTGACACCAGAAGACAAATTACTGATCGAAGCAACAGAAGAACACCATAGAATCGTGATTTTAAATAAAATGGATCTTGAAACAAAGTTGGATATGGACGAGTTGAAGCAGCTTGTTGATCCAGCAAGTATTATCCAAACCTCTATTGTGACACGCGCTGGTATGAACGATCTGGAAGCAAAAATCGCTGACTTATTCTTTTCAGGAAAAACAGGCGAGCGTGATGCGACCTATGTATCAAATGTACGCCATATTGCCTTGTTGAATGAGACAGTTGATGCTTTCAATGACGTCATAGAAGGTATTGAAACGGGTATGCCAGTCGATTTAGTGCAGATTGATATGACTAGAGCCTGGGACTTATTAGGTGAAATCACTGGAGATAGTGTACAAGATGAATTGATCACGCAACTATTCAGTCAATTCTGCTTAGGAAAATAA
- the mnmG gene encoding tRNA uridine-5-carboxymethylaminomethyl(34) synthesis enzyme MnmG, with protein MQTYEAGRYDVIVVGAGHAGSEAALAAARMGSKTLLITINLDMVAHMPCNPSIGGPAKGIVVREMDALGGEMGRNIDKTYIQMRMLNTAKGPAVRALRAQADKHLYSIEMKRTIERTENLDMKQGIVDELVVEDNVIQGVITNTGAIYRAQAVVLTAGTSSRGEIVIGELKYSSGPNNTQPSIKLSENLLELGFDLDRFKTGTPPRIHKDSIDYSVTEEQPGDLEPHHFSFETPDEKYLQNQTSCWLTYTSTTSHDIIRENLHRAPMFTGIVEGVGARYCPSIEDKVVRFSDKPRHQLFLEPEGETTDEVYVQGLSSSLPEDVQLAVLHSVEGLENAKMMRTGYAIEYDVVKPYQLRPSLETKMISGLFTAGQMNGTSGYEEAGGQGLMAGINAARLVQGEEPFVMKRNEGYIGVMIDDLVTKGTNEPYRLLTSRAEYRLLLRHDNADFRLSKIGRELGLLSEERYQLFLDKKAQVEQELARLKKVRLKPTDVAAYLEEKGEPQLKDGILVYDFIRRPYVKYSDIIQFAPTEEPLSKEVMEQVEIFIKYEGYIEKAFRKADKVKRMENKRIPEGIDYSSINGIATEAIEKLTKIQPETIAQASRISGVNPSDISILMVYVEQGSVAKV; from the coding sequence ATGCAAACTTATGAAGCTGGAAGATACGATGTTATCGTTGTCGGTGCTGGTCATGCTGGATCAGAAGCAGCACTTGCAGCCGCAAGAATGGGTTCAAAGACTTTACTGATTACGATCAACTTGGATATGGTTGCTCATATGCCATGTAACCCATCGATTGGCGGACCTGCTAAAGGGATCGTCGTACGTGAAATGGATGCTCTAGGTGGCGAAATGGGGCGCAATATCGACAAGACTTATATTCAAATGCGTATGCTCAATACGGCTAAAGGACCTGCTGTACGTGCTTTACGCGCGCAAGCAGATAAACATCTGTATTCCATTGAAATGAAACGTACGATTGAAAGAACCGAAAACTTGGATATGAAACAAGGAATCGTTGATGAATTGGTCGTTGAAGACAATGTCATTCAAGGCGTTATTACAAATACAGGTGCGATTTACCGTGCTCAAGCCGTTGTTTTAACAGCGGGTACGTCTTCTCGTGGAGAAATTGTGATCGGGGAATTGAAATATTCTTCTGGTCCGAATAACACCCAACCTTCCATCAAATTATCTGAGAATCTACTAGAACTTGGCTTTGACTTGGACCGTTTCAAAACAGGAACACCACCAAGAATTCACAAAGATTCTATCGACTATTCTGTAACAGAAGAACAACCAGGAGATTTAGAGCCTCATCACTTTAGTTTTGAAACGCCAGATGAAAAATATCTGCAAAACCAAACGTCTTGTTGGTTAACGTATACAAGTACAACTTCTCACGATATCATTCGTGAAAATCTGCACCGTGCACCGATGTTTACAGGAATCGTTGAAGGTGTTGGCGCTCGTTATTGCCCTTCGATCGAGGACAAAGTTGTGCGCTTCTCTGACAAACCGCGTCACCAATTGTTTTTAGAACCAGAAGGTGAAACAACAGATGAAGTTTATGTACAAGGCTTATCATCTTCACTTCCTGAAGATGTTCAACTAGCTGTTTTACATTCAGTAGAAGGTCTAGAAAATGCGAAAATGATGCGTACAGGTTATGCTATCGAGTACGATGTGGTTAAACCATACCAATTACGTCCTTCACTTGAGACAAAAATGATCAGTGGATTATTTACTGCCGGTCAGATGAACGGAACTTCTGGTTACGAAGAAGCGGGCGGACAAGGTCTAATGGCTGGAATCAATGCAGCGCGTCTTGTTCAAGGAGAAGAACCATTCGTAATGAAACGTAACGAAGGCTATATCGGCGTTATGATCGATGACTTAGTTACAAAAGGAACGAATGAACCTTATCGTTTACTAACTTCACGTGCAGAATACCGTCTACTATTGCGTCACGACAATGCAGATTTCAGATTAAGTAAAATTGGTCGTGAACTAGGACTCCTTTCAGAAGAAAGGTATCAGTTATTCCTAGACAAAAAAGCGCAAGTAGAACAAGAACTGGCTCGTCTGAAAAAAGTTCGCCTGAAACCGACAGATGTTGCTGCTTATCTTGAAGAAAAAGGTGAGCCACAATTAAAAGATGGTATTTTGGTTTATGACTTCATTCGTCGTCCTTATGTCAAGTATTCAGATATCATTCAATTTGCGCCAACAGAAGAACCTTTATCTAAAGAAGTGATGGAACAAGTTGAAATCTTCATCAAGTATGAAGGCTATATTGAGAAAGCATTCCGCAAAGCGGATAAAGTGAAACGGATGGAAAACAAACGAATTCCAGAAGGCATCGATTATAGCTCGATCAATGGAATCGCAACGGAAGCTATCGAAAAATTAACAAAAATCCAACCAGAAACAATCGCACAAGCAAGCCGAATCAGTGGCGTGAATCCATCAGATATTTCAATTTTAATGGTCTACGTGGAACAAGGCAGTGTAGCGAAAGTATAA
- a CDS encoding sulfite exporter TauE/SafE family protein — protein MEIQLIFLVVGSVFLGSLMRATFGFGDSVISMPLLALLPIPFSSAVALVGLVGFTVALFSLFNSWKQLDIIILKWLAISTIMGIPFGLLLVHFVEKRWINLILGSLLIVYSIYSILSSSKKQIQIGNDHQHLNYTIPFGFASGMLGSAYNMNGIPIVLYSTMKDWSPKQFKENVQAHFLISSILIIFSHYLSGFWTKEVGLYYLASIPAVVIAIVLGNYFYSKIKVDKFRRFVIYVILLLGLFTFIDFLLG, from the coding sequence ATGGAAATACAGTTAATTTTTTTGGTTGTGGGATCAGTATTTTTAGGATCTCTAATGCGTGCGACATTTGGATTTGGAGATTCTGTCATCAGTATGCCACTGCTTGCATTACTACCGATTCCTTTTTCGTCAGCGGTAGCTTTGGTCGGTTTAGTAGGATTTACTGTAGCCTTATTTTCTTTATTCAATAGCTGGAAACAATTAGATATTATTATTTTAAAATGGTTGGCTATCTCCACAATTATGGGTATTCCTTTTGGGCTGCTATTAGTCCATTTTGTAGAAAAGCGTTGGATAAATTTGATACTAGGCTCTTTACTAATTGTATATTCTATTTATTCAATACTAAGTTCGAGTAAAAAACAAATACAGATAGGTAATGATCATCAACACCTTAATTATACTATTCCATTTGGTTTCGCCTCGGGTATGCTTGGAAGTGCATATAATATGAATGGAATTCCTATTGTACTCTATAGTACAATGAAAGACTGGTCTCCCAAGCAATTTAAAGAAAATGTACAAGCTCATTTTTTGATCTCGAGTATACTAATTATTTTTAGCCACTATTTGAGTGGGTTTTGGACTAAAGAAGTAGGATTGTACTATCTGGCTTCTATTCCAGCAGTTGTAATTGCTATTGTATTAGGAAATTATTTCTATTCGAAAATCAAGGTCGATAAATTTAGACGTTTTGTTATTTATGTTATCCTTTTACTAGGTTTATTTACGTTTATTGATTTTCTTTTGGGGTAG
- a CDS encoding four-helix bundle copper-binding protein, whose protein sequence is MSQAVGTLVSKVAACAKACNECFDACLKEDDVNMMANCIRTDRVCADMCGIVADFAHRESEIFIDLVASCAKACGICAEECENHEMQHCQECAAACRECEKACKEYHDQ, encoded by the coding sequence ATGAGCCAAGCCGTTGGAACGTTAGTCAGTAAAGTAGCTGCATGTGCAAAAGCGTGTAACGAGTGTTTTGATGCCTGTTTAAAAGAAGACGATGTAAATATGATGGCGAACTGTATCCGAACAGACCGCGTATGTGCAGATATGTGCGGAATCGTAGCAGACTTTGCCCATAGAGAAAGCGAAATATTCATTGACCTAGTAGCCTCATGTGCAAAAGCCTGCGGTATCTGTGCGGAAGAATGCGAAAATCATGAAATGCAACACTGCCAAGAGTGTGCAGCAGCTTGTCGCGAATGCGAAAAAGCTTGTAAAGAATACCATGATCAGTAA
- a CDS encoding IS30 family transposase, which translates to MTHSNNNTTARKGKHLSYSERSQIAILKNENYSNRGIAKALGRVPQTINSEIHRGTITQLKRQKQNGKLYDYYSTNYDPNAGQAAYDRLQLNCGRRPKWADSDAFIEWADDKLLREKWSPDVVVGFAKTHDLFDSSIIPCTTTLYGWIDKGIMRTKNIDLLEKLSRKPKDTSYRGRTNKRILGQSIEQRPPEIDNRQTFGHWEIDTVVGNKVKTDSVLLTLVERQTRFEIILKLRGKDKESVDQAIQQLRLKAGDTFSKVFKTITSDNGSEFVGLHEALKETLEVYFSHPYASWERGTSENQNKFIRRFIPKGKAISHFSETQCLRIQQWMNDYPRKILGYKTPLDCFANALRLLPQMV; encoded by the coding sequence ATGACGCACTCTAACAATAACACAACAGCACGTAAGGGAAAACACTTATCTTATTCAGAACGATCTCAAATCGCTATTTTAAAGAACGAGAACTACTCAAATCGCGGGATTGCAAAAGCTCTGGGACGTGTCCCACAAACGATTAATAGCGAGATTCATCGTGGAACCATTACTCAACTTAAACGTCAAAAGCAAAACGGTAAATTATATGACTACTATTCGACTAACTACGATCCTAATGCCGGACAAGCTGCTTATGATAGGCTTCAATTGAACTGCGGCCGTCGGCCAAAATGGGCTGATTCGGATGCGTTTATTGAGTGGGCAGATGATAAACTGTTACGGGAAAAGTGGTCTCCAGATGTAGTCGTTGGGTTTGCTAAAACACATGACTTGTTTGATTCTTCTATTATTCCCTGTACGACGACTCTTTATGGATGGATTGACAAAGGGATCATGAGAACCAAGAATATAGATCTACTTGAAAAACTATCACGAAAACCAAAAGACACTTCTTATAGAGGACGAACAAACAAACGAATTTTAGGCCAATCTATTGAACAAAGACCTCCAGAAATTGATAATAGACAGACTTTTGGACACTGGGAAATCGATACAGTTGTCGGAAATAAAGTGAAAACCGATTCGGTTTTATTGACGTTAGTTGAACGTCAAACACGCTTTGAAATCATCCTTAAGCTCAGAGGTAAAGATAAAGAATCCGTTGATCAGGCAATCCAACAATTACGGCTTAAAGCCGGTGATACATTTTCTAAAGTATTTAAGACCATCACCTCGGATAATGGATCTGAGTTTGTAGGGCTTCACGAAGCGCTGAAAGAGACGCTTGAAGTGTATTTTAGTCATCCGTATGCTTCGTGGGAAAGAGGCACAAGCGAGAACCAGAATAAATTTATCCGCCGATTTATTCCAAAAGGTAAAGCTATCAGCCATTTTAGTGAAACTCAATGCTTGAGAATACAACAATGGATGAATGACTATCCTCGGAAAATACTTGGCTATAAAACCCCTCTTGATTGTTTTGCCAATGCTCTACGCTTGTTGCCCCAAATGGTCTAA